The Silurus meridionalis isolate SWU-2019-XX chromosome 26, ASM1480568v1, whole genome shotgun sequence region TAGCCGTGGTGCTCGGACTGTCCTGGGTCATCGGCTACTTGATGCTCCTGGAAACAAAACCCATCATGCACACCATCCTCAGCTTCGCCTTCTGCCTCTGTAACACCACGCAggtgtgtgcattttttaatCTTACTGTGCAAAAAAACCACCTGGGTTTTACCCCAGCGTTGAATTGTCGTGAATTTTATAAGGCTGGGATGAACGTAAAATTCATGTACAAAAGGTGAAAAAGCTACATCTAGCCCTGCccttacattttcataaaaggCAAAGAAATGCCTAAATGGTCAAAGACGCTCCCAATAATGCAACTCAGCCATCGCAGAGCATCAGCTACTGCAGCGACACGTTAATTCTAACTCCATCCTCCTGTTATAGCATGCCATCACTTTGCttcttttatcttatttttttatttttagattaagtttaaaagttctttaaaaatgtactaaaataaACCTGTCGTCTGCCTTCTTCTCTGTCCTAAAGGGCGTCCAGATCTTCGTGTTGTTCACCTTAAGGACGCCGATTTTTAAGGAGAAAGCCCTAGCTTGCTTCAAGCTCATCAGAACTCCTGTTCTGGTCAGACACCGGCAGACGTTTGAGCTGTGGGGCGCAGAAAATACTCATCAGGAGGAGAGCTACAGAGCCATtgactaaaaaaaattttttagcaTTGTAGAAACCTAATTCTGATATATAGGATTTatagaataaatgaatatcctcagaataaagaaaaataaattcattgaCTGGACAGATGCAGTGACtgaaatttattatatattatataatatttatccaATATTGATCcaatgttggattttttttaaatattatagagACATTTTTAAGATGACAATTAAAAACCTTAAAActcttgtttaaataaaaaggttgaTATTACCTTCAACTACACAATCATTTGCTGATCCTTCACTTAGTCTAATGAAATGAATTCGtcattgtgaaagaaaaaaaaaagctaaaagccGAAATGTATAGAATTCTATTTCCACACAGCATCTTACATTTTTGTAAGGGAACTTTGGATATAAATGCTTATAATAATAagcatttaaatgtttccccGACCCAGCAGGAGAGTCCAGATGAACGAATGAATAAAACCGCATCATTACAATACAACCAAGTGTACTACTCCTAGCCACGCCCACTTACAGAACAGCGTGAGTCAGATCTCAAGTCAGCTGATTCAGCAGAAATTCATTCGATCAAGAACAACAGTGATGAGGTCAAATCCACGTGCTTCAAAACTCTCTAAAGATATTACATTATACGGAAAGTCCTGCCTCTACATAAAAATAAGTCGGAAACAACACTTTGCGTGAAAACGCAAAGATATGCTCGTAttagacaataaaatattacaaattttaCCTCGTATATAAGCTATAATACGTTTTTGATCAAAGTATtgctaattatatataataatattatgtatGAAATCAGACACACAACCTAGTTAAAGGAACTACTCAGTAAGCTTAGCATCTCTTCTGACTAGAAGAACGTAGCTTGAGAAGCaaactaaaaacattaaaacgtACCAGCAAATCAAAACTTGTGTAACAATATACAACATGAAATCTACCCTGTAAACTGTATGTGCATGAATTCTACACACTATTATAAATTATCGCTTAATTGCTGAAATTATTTGAACTTATTACTTAACAAATTCTAGCTGGTGACCTTGTTTTTTCAATGTATTTTGTTAAGTTGAGCCTGAAGCTGTGCATCATTCGAAATTTGTAACATGAAATGTCAAcacagcaaaaaagaaaaaaagccttaATATTTTAAGTTGGAGTAGTCACTATGTGTTGTGTATAAGCAATGAGTTACAAGAAATAATTCTATTAAGCACAAAACCTGGGATCATAATTCGTCCAATGAGAACTGAGACAATACAAAATGGCTATGCTCCGCGTACTGCACTATGGAGTGAACGGGGGAAGAAATTGTAGGTTCTCATTGGAAATGAAATGTAGGGACAATCAAATGGATGCTGATTTATGTGGGTTGAAACTCATGATAAgtgaaattaaataatgttCCATTATGTTGGAtgtgaatataaatgtaaaaagaaaaaagcaagatatgtttttgttaaataaatttaCGTAACTCCACACAAGGTCGCTGATTATTTTCTGTGATGAATTCGTTTTTTTCCTTACTGTACTTCTAAGAGAAAAATATATTCTCTCGCTAAAATGTTAATCACATTCAATTTGTACTTAAACGTGCTGTAAATTTTCTCCCTAGAAATTGTTTAAACAGGCAGCTCATttataacacaaatatatacaaacttgaactataaattttttttaagagccAGCCGTATTTTTTAGCAAGAGAATTCGAAAATGCTAATACTGTTGATAACAAATCCTCCGATTAGCTTTGTGCTAGTGACTTAGTGCTAATCAGTAGGtgtttgaatttaaataaataaaacagtacatTCCTTCGGAGTTAGCTAGCAAATAGTGCAAAAGgtctaataaattattttttttacgagTTTTTCCAAACCTATTTATATGATTGTTAACACCTACAGAACTGAAACCCTGTATTTATACTtggcaggtgtgtgtttgtgtgttgtgttatggaAGAATATCTTGGAAAGTCTTGAtatctctccatcacactgcacccttttttttttttttttgcatagataGGTCAAGCtctatccttccttccttccgtgTCCATTCCTGTCATTAGGCGGATGCAGGTTGGCCGTGGACCCGAAAGCGATACACACAGGTGTACTCAGGGTGACCCCAGTTACTGAGAATCCTCAGCTCCACCAGCTCGAACGCATCACTCTGAAAGTTCTGAAAAAACACAACCCAAGTCTAAATATTCAGCACAATGAATATCGTTTAATATTTCGCTCGTTAGACTGTAACACTGTTTTAATCGAAAAACTGTTTGGACAATATGGGTGCAGTTTCTCCTGAAAATTTGTTGTTGTGGATTAATATAGTTGGagaacctgttcctgcatgataatgcccctgtacacaaagcagatgaacatctgcttgataagggttggagtggaagatctcctgctataggggtgaatattttattctgactgcaccccaggcctcctcacctcacttacatccaCAGCTTGTCATTCAGCTAATGAACAAAAGTCTCCACAAaaatgctccaaaatctagtgaaacatctttccagaggagtggaggaaaaataataacagcaaatatggaACAGGATGTTAAAAATTTTGGTAGTGGGAAATGTTCGATTAATggttggatctgaaggttgtgagttcaaatcccagcgatACCAAGCTGCCGCTCCTGGACCCCTCAGCGAGGAGCTTAACcttatagctgctcagttgtataaatgagatcaaatGTAAGACCTTCTGGATCTTCCAAATgccaaaaatagaaatataaaagtaaaaagcacACGTGAATCCTATCATTAATTTCTGGACCAGAACTTCTTCACTCTTTCCTCACCTGCACTGCAAAGGTCTGGATGGATTCTGCATCCTGGTCATAAACGAACGTTCCGAGAAGCGTCCCGTCCACGTTCTCCTCGTTGGTCATCCCCTAGAAAACCCGCACGTGttaaattttacacatttttttttaaccaaaaaaactGGTACTTTTTCAGAACTCTTTCGTTTGTGGGGACTCACGTAAACGGCGAAGTCTTTGGGTGCGCTGTCGATGTGCCCGGTGGGGGAGAGAACCCGGGGCAGGTGCTCCAGGGAGACGTGAGTGATTTGTACAGGGTGAGACAGGGCGATGACGAGGAAGCCTTCGGAACCACGAAACGGCCAGCACTTCCCGGGGTAGAGCTCGGGCtgtagtcacacacacacacacacacacactcagcttgACTTTTTCTGGATTCtgaatgtgtgtaataaatgaaaattttcacaggaacttcatctggggaattttggaaatgttCCGAATTGGAAACCTGCTAGAAATGTATAGGgatttatgggaattaattagaaatttggggaaatgtaaattaaattgtaatagaaacattttgtttggtcataaggtgacacatatgcaaacaaacacatttaaattctAAGTAGAATAGTGGccctttctttatatatatatttcacaatatTACTGCTTTGctctgtatttttgtttaaataaatgcaggCATGATGAATATTAGAGActccttttcttttaaatgtgttaaCCTTTGACCAGAACTGTTCTTGTGTATGATAACAGAAATCTGCATTGCAGCTCGAGCGAGGAAGCCTCGTAAATTGTCGATAAAATAGTGGGTGCTTATTAGCATAATGTTGCACAATCACGTACATGGAAAGTTTTAGGTTTAAAAGTATCTCATATTTATgcaatttatgtgaaaaaaagacaaagatggACATTCTTTTTCGACATTATTTTGAGTGCAGGAGTCAAGAATTGATGTGTGATGGAGGGATGCAcggtgcatgtagggggcgtggcctcagtaaccctgcagtaagagtgtgtgctgtgtgcatgtgattgacgAATGTGCACGTAGAAATTCAAAATTTTTTCCCATTAAATTGATGTTGTTTTTGACTCACCTGccattttgtaaattcccagtttattcccatggaaagtttcaaTTCTTCAAAATTCCCAGAATTCTGCAAccctatatgtgtgtgtgtgtgtgtgtgtgtgtgtgtgtgtgtgtgtgtgtgtgtgtgtaagacagacCTGTATGACAGTGCGAGGACTCTCTGAGGGATACCACAGAGGAAATCCGAACAGGCTGATGCACGCTGACCTGGTGTGATACGTCTCCGAGCAGCGAGTGTTCACCACACtggcacctacacacacacacacacacacacacacacacacacacacaggaacctTAAACCACATCAATATTAAGCATCAACTCTGACAAatcaaataaagcaaaaagagATAAATGCTCTCCGAGTGTGTAACATCTGAAACcttcttttgctttgttttgtctAGTTCACTTGTGTgcgttcatttctttttttctcacccATGTGTGTCTGAAATCAGGTCCTGCAGGGAAAAAACCTAATATCATTTCGTAAAGAATCACGCTTCACGTTCACGCTAATCTTGAAACGAGCCGGCGTGCTGGATGTTCAGCCCTTGACCTTAGAGCGATGTGGCTTTCACGCTAGCTTTGTAATGTAGATAAGCTCCGAGCCCACATAAACATTTGCTCGTTTTCATTAGTTATATGTATGAAATTGCAGACAAATCTGCATTCGGGTTCGTTTGGCTTCCAAAGCCTCGAACCTCCACAGTTCGCTCAGGGTGTCGAATTGCGTAACACAATTTCATcacaaatgtgttttaaagtgtATATAAATCTATTAATCTGAACACAGAGAATAGTCCATGTGTGCAAACTTGAGGAgaattctttttgtttgtaaatgtctcagactcacacacagacagacccTTAACCCCAATAGAAGGATTAATGCGCTACCCGAAGACTCCAGCGCGTAATCTGCCATTCCGATCCCGTCGGCCCTGTGGAGGCTCAGCGCCCTCTGCACGATGCGTTCCACATCCTGTCACAGCATAAATTAGAACAACATTTATCATGTCACGAAGTGGCAATGTAAACAGGGCAGTGTGCAGGACATACACAGGATAATGtgggtaataaaaaaaaaaaaaagatcttggAGAGGGCCTgggaaaacacacacgcacgcacgcacgcacacacacacactctctctctaaatGTAGAGAACCCTAAATTTACTGTGGGAAACTTAACGCATAAACAGTGGACATGTGCAcatccataactgaggccgatgcgatttaCCAACGATACGATACGTTAAAGACAGAAGAGATGAGAAATCgatttaggggcaaacactttttcacacatggcCATGTAgttctggattttgttttccctcaataataaaaacctttatttaaaaactgcatgttgtgttcacttgtgatcttttgctaatatttaaattagtttgatgatcctgaaacattaaagttgcaaacatgcaaaaaaatttgaaatcaggaagggggcaaacactttttcacaccactgtaattGCATTTTTAATGACACAGCTCTACACACACGCACCATTATGCTGACTGCTCCCACTCCTTCCTCCTTCAGCGTCTCTCCCACTGTCCTCCACACATCACTCCTCTCCGTGTTCTCCCTCTCCTGTCCCAACCGGTCCAGTACTTTCTTTTCCAAGTCCTCCAGCGCCCTCTGCAGCTCAGgcctcatcactacatcacgcTCTGTGCTAACCGAACCGGACAGCTGCtgcagcagccaatcagagagcTCGGCCTTTAACTAGAGGATGAACAGAAAGCATGAGTATtcatattctattatatttatattgttggTGGTATCGGACAAGTCCCTGTCAATCAACATcttctgtccaatcagaacaTACGGTTCTACAGCTCTCCGTGTGTGTACACACCGATCATACCTTCGCATTCTGAGATTCTTGAGCGTCCAGTCTGCGACCCAGGCGTTCGGAGGCCGACTGAAGGTTGGACAGGTCCAGTTTTAGATCGGATATCTGATTCTCCATCCCCAGGGTTTCCTCTTTGATCAGGTGCCGATGTTCCGAATCGACGCTAGATGGAggtaaaaacaaagtgcaaatggaaaaaccaaacaaaattaATACGAAAGTGGTTTCACGCAACAGCGATGAAGAAGGACggctgtaacacacacttacttccGCACTCGGGTTTTTAGCTCTTGCACATCCATTTGCAAAATctaaaacccaaacacacacacgaatgtACAGGGTAGACAATTACATTGAAGACATTAAATATAATActgggaatgtgtgtgaatgataaGAATTAACAAACAAGCACGAAaaatttcatgtgtgtgtgttttctcacctCATATGAGCGCTTCTGCTTTTCTCCATCCTGTTTTAGTAACTTGATCTCGTTCTATggtggtagagagagagagagagagagacagagagaatgtGCAAGTTGTgagagataaacaaaaaaaaacaaaaacaaaaaaacaaggacCAAACATGGCCTATGAGGAAATTTTCAGATCCACGTTCTCACCAGGACGTTTTCCAAATGGTGGTCTCTGCCCTCAAACCGCTTGGTCTCTCGTTCCAGCAGGTCGGTGTAGAGTTCGTCTTTTAGAGCTGCAAGACTTGCGTAGACCTCGCTCTCCTGAGACTGAGATGGACGGAGAAAGTGTTCAAAAATCAGCAGCAAAATTAATGCGCATCAAAGCAAAATAATATCACGTGGAAGTGACGTGACTTACTTGCGTACGAGGttgaacctgtgtgtgtgttgtgtgctgaGGCTTAACCGGAGGAGATCGAACTGACCCGGGAAATAGCGCCAGAATACATGGATACCAATACCACAcacctataacacacacacacctgtttttaACACTAATGGGTGTAAACGTTAAGATGAAGACGTACATGttctacacacactcaccgaaAAGCAGCAGGACGAGGAGCAGCAGGAGGAGAAGGTTCTTCCTCATACCTGCAGTGCACCTGAGGACAGACGGATAAAGTGTGTAAtcatgctgaacacacacacaaagagaaacacacacgtacacacacacagcgtttaCCTGCTGAGCAGAGAAACATCCAGCAGAGACATTCCAGATGTTATACTGTACCACGCTGTGCCCAGCCAGAAGTACACCAGCGCGAAGGCACGGGCTGGACACACAGGGACAGGAATTACGTTACAGGATTATAAGCGTGCGAGTGGTACATTAGGACGAGTGTGTGTACAATACGAGTCTCACACCTGAGGCAGTCAGTGCGTCACAGGGTCCCGGAGCTCCTTCTGATGGAGGCTGAGCAGAGgctgtggggaaaaaattattcattaaaaaaaaaccataaaaaaaaaattcaagaagaaaaagagcaaGAGAAATAGCTAgagagtaaaaataaattatttaacaaatatttaataaagaaagaaatatgaggaatattttaaatattttgtctttctgtcttctgGACTGTAAACGCGCTCTAAtgtttaattattcttttttattgatttttttcccctcccgcaatttatttgtgtataaatacatttttcatccatttattttgttcatgtttattaCAGGTCGACTGATtagaattatttcatttatcaattataaataaaaaaatatatagcgCTCTTTGAGCAGCACGCGGTcccacgtgtaaaaacaaacagcacgtggtgacagtgattcgcctctagaggccgctcttgttaTTAGAAAAACTATCGGCATAAATTAATGCAGGAAGTTCCGGCGATCAATTCGGTGCTgcggcaaaaccgatgaatcggtcCACCTGTAGTGTGTAtaggaaaaatcattaaaaaattttttttaataaataaatagatacgCATTTCTATGctatatggccaaatgtttgtggacaccaggcCGTAAGATtgctgtgcttttttgaacgtcccattcGACATTTAGTCtcttttgtggagatttgtgtgagatttcactCAGCAACAagagtgttaataaagtcaggtactgatgtatctGAGGTTTAGAGCTCTGTagaagaagatcttccacttcaacacatgtaaagcatattttcatgaatTTGGCTGATGACATATagtggaaaggtcaggtgtgccaaaacttttgcccatatagtatAGATAggtagtatataaatatatatttataggtgCATAGAAGTATGATTAATTGATTCTAGAGGACTTTCATGCAGCATCCATCAATTtacattatcatcatcaaccACCTTGGACCTGAAACCCTGAAACACACGAGTGTGCAAGGGGAAATGAACAGACAGCcagacaggaaacaggaagctGGTGTGGTTGAGCTGAGAGAATAAcctcactcacgcacacacacacacacgcacatgcacacggaCCTAATTTCAGACTAATATTTAAAGTATGAATGATCAGAGAAGACGTAGTGAGACGTCCCACACAAATTTGTTTATTCCGTTAGATACTTATACACATTTCCTCACAAACTCACCTGGGGTTGTGTTGTGCATGCTGGGACTCCGCCCCTGTCCTTCCTCTGATGAGGAGTATCCCGAGGAGAAACCTGAAGGATCCATCAGAGTCAAAGAGCTTGGAGCTGACTGGATCAAAGGGGTCATGATGTTGCCCGGAGCCCGAAAAGCTGAACTCTTTCTCACTGGTGGCACTggacaatcacacacacacacacacacacacacacacacacacacaagttaataataatctttatattCCAAacaaagatatatataaatgtctTGTGAAGTCATCAGCACTGACCCAGGAGGAGCCCGCTCTTACTCGGGGTGTGGGATCTGCTCACTTCGCCGTCTCTGTGGGCCCCGGGAGAAGCTCCGCCCCCTTTTCGGCCTGCTAGTTTCCTTTTGAAGACCCTGGAAAACAACCGAACGAATAAACAGAGGGTCCCGTTGCTTTTTTGAGACAATACACGTGCGCTCTCTGGAGACATGCCCCTTACCTCACGGTACTCTCTCTGTAAGAGATTTGTCCTTGAGATCCTGTAGAGCTGGTGCTCGCCGTGTCATCGTCGTGTGGGTGGTATCTGCTCGTCACCAACCGCGCGCTACGCCTGGACTCTGCAGGACAAGAGATGATGGGGGAATGACACGTGAGACACGTGACTGGTACTCCCTACTAAACAAAAGCTCAAACCAAACGAACGGTCTTTGAGGTCAGCGTGGTGCGTACGCGTCTGTTATACTGATGCCGTAATGCAATATACACGttctggccaaaagtattgggacatctttAGATCCGATAGGAtttaattgaactaggagaatcATTcctgagtggaagatctcctgctatagatagCTAttccttttgaacaccttttgagatgattttttgttactgcaccccaggcctcctcacctcacctacatcaggtgctgacttgactaacacccctgtggctgaatgaatctctttTTAGAACAGTGgaagtttttataacagcaaactaaatgtagaatgagatCACAAACccatcttatgctcaggtgtccaaaaacctttTGCGTTAAAATGTATCTTATAACAGAAATGTCTCAGTCCATCATAGACACACTGTAAGTTCTTATACTTCACCTTCTAATCTGAAGATTTCATATTAAAAAGGTTCTGAGCAAGGGGCAGTGTGATCCCTGCCTCAATGGGCCGCTATTAAAGCATGATGCAGTTCACTTCTTTGAACACTAGGTGGAATAACGACTCGATGGCAGAGGGAAGTGTTAGGAAGTCAAGCATTTGTATAACGGTATTATAATTTAAGCAATTATAGCTagataataaacataaacacactgttAGCCTGCTGAATTTATATCACTAAATATATTTCCTGGATGTaccttttatataaaatatatatttatatacacataaaatatcttttttattgTACACATTAGCAGAAGTCGACTATGCTGGCATACTAATCTATAACCAGCTCCCACGTTTAAAACAGTTACCCTGCAAACActtacacagacacaccctGGTGTACTAAAAtatattcactcacacacacacacacacacacacacacacacacacacacacacacatctcgaCCATCACCACAGTGTTTTGTTTCCATGGGCAACGCTGAGCCTCACAACACAACTG contains the following coding sequences:
- the sun2 gene encoding SUN domain-containing protein 2 isoform X3, with the translated sequence MPSLPEAQPGESRRSARLVTSRYHPHDDDTASTSSTGSQGQISYRESTVRVFKRKLAGRKGGGASPGAHRDGEVSRSHTPSKSGLLLVPPVRKSSAFRAPGNIMTPLIQSAPSSLTLMDPSGFSSGYSSSEEGQGRSPSMHNTTPASAQPPSEGAPGPCDALTASARAFALVYFWLGTAWYSITSGMSLLDVSLLSRCTAGMRKNLLLLLLLVLLLFGVWYWYPCILALFPGSVRSPPVKPQHTTHTQVQPRTQSQESEVYASLAALKDELYTDLLERETKRFEGRDHHLENVLNEIKLLKQDGEKQKRSYEILQMDVQELKTRVRNVDSEHRHLIKEETLGMENQISDLKLDLSNLQSASERLGRRLDAQESQNAKLKAELSDWLLQQLSGSVSTERDVVMRPELQRALEDLEKKVLDRLGQERENTERSDVWRTVGETLKEEGVGAVSIMDVERIVQRALSLHRADGIGMADYALESSGASVVNTRCSETYHTRSACISLFGFPLWYPSESPRTVIQPELYPGKCWPFRGSEGFLVIALSHPVQITHVSLEHLPRVLSPTGHIDSAPKDFAVYGMTNEENVDGTLLGTFVYDQDAESIQTFAVQNFQSDAFELVELRILSNWGHPEYTCVYRFRVHGQPASA
- the sun2 gene encoding SUN domain-containing protein 2 isoform X1 — its product is MKEGAIRNDTFRPAEKGVTPRSRTRESRRSARLVTSRYHPHDDDTASTSSTGSQGQISYRESTVRVFKRKLAGRKGGGASPGAHRDGEVSRSHTPSKSGLLLVPPVRKSSAFRAPGNIMTPLIQSAPSSLTLMDPSGFSSGYSSSEEGQGRSPSMHNTTPASAQPPSEGAPGPCDALTASARAFALVYFWLGTAWYSITSGMSLLDVSLLSRCTAGMRKNLLLLLLLVLLLFGVWYWYPCILALFPGSVRSPPVKPQHTTHTQVQPRTQSQESEVYASLAALKDELYTDLLERETKRFEGRDHHLENVLNEIKLLKQDGEKQKRSYEILQMDVQELKTRVRNVDSEHRHLIKEETLGMENQISDLKLDLSNLQSASERLGRRLDAQESQNAKLKAELSDWLLQQLSGSVSTERDVVMRPELQRALEDLEKKVLDRLGQERENTERSDVWRTVGETLKEEGVGAVSIMDVERIVQRALSLHRADGIGMADYALESSGASVVNTRCSETYHTRSACISLFGFPLWYPSESPRTVIQPELYPGKCWPFRGSEGFLVIALSHPVQITHVSLEHLPRVLSPTGHIDSAPKDFAVYGMTNEENVDGTLLGTFVYDQDAESIQTFAVQNFQSDAFELVELRILSNWGHPEYTCVYRFRVHGQPASA
- the sun2 gene encoding SUN domain-containing protein 2 isoform X2, which codes for MKEGAIRNDTFRPAEKGVTPRSRTRESRRSARLVTSRYHPHDDDTASTSSTGSQGQISYRESTVRVFKRKLAGRKGGGASPGAHRDGEVSRSHTPMPPVRKSSAFRAPGNIMTPLIQSAPSSLTLMDPSGFSSGYSSSEEGQGRSPSMHNTTPASAQPPSEGAPGPCDALTASARAFALVYFWLGTAWYSITSGMSLLDVSLLSRCTAGMRKNLLLLLLLVLLLFGVWYWYPCILALFPGSVRSPPVKPQHTTHTQVQPRTQSQESEVYASLAALKDELYTDLLERETKRFEGRDHHLENVLNEIKLLKQDGEKQKRSYEILQMDVQELKTRVRNVDSEHRHLIKEETLGMENQISDLKLDLSNLQSASERLGRRLDAQESQNAKLKAELSDWLLQQLSGSVSTERDVVMRPELQRALEDLEKKVLDRLGQERENTERSDVWRTVGETLKEEGVGAVSIMDVERIVQRALSLHRADGIGMADYALESSGASVVNTRCSETYHTRSACISLFGFPLWYPSESPRTVIQPELYPGKCWPFRGSEGFLVIALSHPVQITHVSLEHLPRVLSPTGHIDSAPKDFAVYGMTNEENVDGTLLGTFVYDQDAESIQTFAVQNFQSDAFELVELRILSNWGHPEYTCVYRFRVHGQPASA